Proteins from one Deinococcus actinosclerus genomic window:
- a CDS encoding LysE family transporter: MDLNILLAVAAIHAVVLVIPGPDVLLVSQTALARTRRAALLAGLGVVLGIACWAALALLGIGLLFQAFPWIHGAVKVAGGAYLLWMGVNLWRSSARPDAQAAPIQAPLSDLAALRAGFLTNISNPKAAVFFGSVFSGVLGAHAGTGLKLAAFAVIVGLSVGWFALVAAGMSTAPMQRAYLRARRAVDRVAGTLMLGFGGLLLASRE; encoded by the coding sequence GTGGACCTGAACATTCTGCTGGCCGTGGCGGCCATTCATGCGGTGGTGCTCGTCATTCCGGGGCCGGACGTGCTGCTCGTCAGCCAGACCGCGCTGGCCCGCACCCGCCGCGCGGCCCTGCTGGCCGGGCTGGGCGTGGTGCTGGGGATCGCGTGCTGGGCGGCGCTGGCCCTGCTGGGCATCGGGCTGCTGTTCCAGGCGTTCCCGTGGATTCACGGCGCCGTGAAGGTCGCGGGCGGCGCGTACCTGCTGTGGATGGGCGTGAACCTCTGGCGCAGCAGTGCCCGGCCGGACGCGCAGGCCGCGCCCATCCAGGCGCCACTGAGCGACCTCGCCGCGCTGCGCGCCGGGTTCCTGACGAACATCAGCAACCCCAAGGCCGCCGTGTTCTTCGGCAGCGTGTTCAGCGGCGTGCTCGGCGCGCACGCGGGCACCGGCCTGAAGCTCGCGGCCTTCGCCGTGATCGTGGGGCTCAGCGTGGGCTGGTTCGCGCTGGTCGCTGCGGGCATGTCCACCGCGCCCATGCAGCGCGCCTACCTGCGCGCCCGCCGGGCCGTGGACCGCGTGGCCGGCACCCTGATGCTGGGCTTCGGCGGGCTGCTGCTCGCGTCACGCGAGTAA
- a CDS encoding 3-isopropylmalate dehydratase small subunit: MPKVHVFARDHINTDEIIPARHLTTDVESELAKYAMEDYDKDFVRRVQPGDIIVAGADFGCGSSREHAVWALRGAGVAAVIAPNFARIYYRNSINNGFLALECDGIVEAFQDGDPADLDLKGGTITNTRTGQQLTFVPVPQFALDVQQAGGWLEYMKANDQAALEAETLNAHSTQAGHGHPGQEEQHA, translated from the coding sequence ATGCCTAAAGTGCACGTGTTTGCCCGTGATCACATCAACACCGACGAGATCATCCCCGCCCGCCACCTGACCACCGACGTGGAGAGCGAACTCGCGAAGTACGCCATGGAGGACTACGACAAGGACTTCGTGCGGCGCGTGCAGCCCGGCGACATCATCGTGGCCGGCGCGGACTTCGGGTGCGGCAGCAGCCGCGAGCACGCCGTGTGGGCGCTGCGCGGCGCGGGTGTGGCGGCCGTGATCGCCCCGAACTTCGCGCGGATCTACTACCGCAACTCCATCAACAACGGCTTCCTTGCCCTGGAATGCGACGGGATCGTCGAGGCCTTCCAGGATGGTGATCCGGCCGACCTGGACCTGAAGGGCGGCACGATCACGAACACCCGCACCGGGCAGCAGCTGACGTTCGTGCCTGTCCCGCAGTTCGCGCTGGACGTGCAGCAGGCCGGCGGCTGGCTGGAGTACATGAAGGCGAACGATCAGGCGGCGCTGGAGGCCGAGACCCTGAACGCCCATTCCACTCAGGCCGGTCACGGCCACCCCGGACAGGAGGAACAGCATGCCTAA
- the leuB gene encoding 3-isopropylmalate dehydrogenase, which yields MPKIVTLPGDGIGPEVTAAAVAVLREVAPDVTIEEHLIGGVAYDTHGDPFPQVTRDALKDADAVLLGTVGGAQDSAWNLLPRHLRPESGLLALRKALGCYANLRPVRVQPGLEHLSPLKAELARGVDILIVRELLGGVYFDGDRKIDGDTAYNTMRYTTPEVERVARVAFWAAEQRKGRVTSVDKANVLEVSELWRRDVTALRDREYRGVHLNHEYVDSVAMLIVSDPSRYDVIVTENLFGDILSDLAAVIPGSLGLMPSASLGDGAGLFEPIHGSAPDIAGKGVANPAAAIMSAGMLLRHGLKRPEGANQIDRAVALALREHPTRDLGGRADTQTFTRAVLSALETSPAVG from the coding sequence ATGCCTAAGATCGTCACCCTGCCCGGCGACGGGATCGGCCCGGAAGTGACCGCCGCCGCCGTCGCCGTCCTGCGCGAGGTCGCGCCCGACGTCACTATCGAGGAGCACCTGATCGGCGGCGTGGCCTACGACACGCACGGCGACCCGTTCCCGCAGGTCACCCGCGACGCCCTGAAGGACGCTGACGCGGTGCTGCTGGGCACGGTGGGCGGCGCGCAGGACAGCGCCTGGAACCTCCTGCCCCGGCACCTGCGCCCCGAGAGCGGCCTGCTCGCGCTGCGCAAGGCCCTCGGGTGCTACGCGAACCTGCGTCCCGTGCGCGTCCAGCCGGGCCTGGAGCACCTCTCGCCGCTGAAGGCGGAACTGGCGCGCGGCGTGGACATCCTGATCGTGCGTGAACTGCTGGGCGGCGTGTACTTCGACGGGGACCGCAAGATCGACGGGGACACCGCGTACAACACCATGCGCTACACCACCCCCGAGGTCGAGCGCGTGGCCCGCGTGGCCTTCTGGGCCGCCGAGCAGCGCAAGGGCCGCGTGACCAGCGTGGACAAGGCCAACGTGCTGGAGGTCAGCGAACTGTGGCGCCGCGACGTCACCGCCCTGCGCGACCGCGAGTACCGCGGCGTGCACCTGAACCACGAGTACGTGGACAGCGTCGCCATGCTGATCGTGTCCGACCCCAGCCGCTACGACGTGATCGTCACCGAGAACCTCTTCGGCGACATCCTCAGCGACCTCGCCGCCGTGATCCCCGGCAGCCTCGGCCTGATGCCCAGCGCCAGCCTGGGCGACGGCGCGGGCCTGTTCGAACCCATCCACGGCAGCGCCCCCGACATCGCCGGGAAGGGCGTCGCGAACCCCGCCGCCGCGATCATGAGCGCCGGAATGCTCCTGCGCCACGGCCTCAAACGCCCCGAGGGCGCCAACCAGATCGACCGCGCCGTCGCCCTGGCCCTGCGCGAACACCCCACCCGCGACCTGGGCGGCAGGGCCGACACGCAGACCTTCACCCGCGCGGTCCTGAGCGCGCTGGAGACCTCACCCGCCGTCGGCTGA
- a CDS encoding PLP-dependent aminotransferase family protein produces MAGAGVPLTPDAARPGWLDALTLPPAQPGETRHAQVTRALRGAITRGLLPEGTRLPGHRRLADHLGVARNTLVDALAQLELEGYVQAQGRSGTRVSVPTHAPPAPSAAALPLSAWAQRALAGQVEDAGGEYVVDFRVGQPVPELYPEAAWTQALARRAAQALRTGTPDDPLGPLETRRALAAHLNAERGAQVTPDMLLLTGGTQGALDALARVFLEPGRVAAVEDPTYPGARAALAATGAQVQPVAVDGQGVQPTHLPAQATLLYVTPGCQYPTGTALPATRRQALVTWARHSGAFILEDDYAADLYHAARPPAVMQGVAPDRVILLGSFSKSLAPVTRSGFLAAPPDVVRVLAATRPLTDRVPGRLDALALADVLGSGAYSRHLRRARAALTHRRDVLVQALAEHLPGWTPHASPGGLHLYLPLPTGWTEARALERAVTQGVALSPVAPLAQERRPPAVLLGFAHLPPDHLRIGAARLAQAWAAPA; encoded by the coding sequence GTGGCTGGAGCGGGAGTTCCGCTGACGCCAGACGCCGCGCGCCCCGGCTGGCTGGACGCCCTGACCCTCCCGCCCGCGCAGCCCGGCGAGACCCGCCACGCGCAGGTGACCCGCGCGCTGCGCGGCGCGATCACGCGCGGCCTGCTGCCCGAGGGGACCCGGCTGCCCGGCCACCGCCGCCTCGCCGATCACCTGGGCGTGGCGCGCAACACGCTGGTGGACGCCCTGGCACAGCTGGAACTGGAGGGCTACGTGCAGGCGCAGGGCCGCAGCGGCACCCGCGTCAGCGTCCCCACGCACGCGCCGCCTGCTCCTTCGGCTGCTGCGCTGCCTCTGAGCGCCTGGGCCCAGCGCGCCCTGGCCGGACAGGTCGAGGACGCGGGCGGCGAGTACGTCGTGGACTTCCGGGTCGGCCAGCCTGTGCCGGAACTGTACCCGGAGGCGGCGTGGACGCAAGCGCTGGCCCGGCGTGCCGCACAGGCCCTGCGTACCGGCACGCCCGACGACCCCCTGGGCCCGCTGGAGACCCGCCGCGCCCTGGCCGCGCACCTGAACGCCGAGCGGGGCGCACAGGTCACGCCGGACATGCTCCTGCTGACCGGGGGTACGCAGGGTGCACTGGACGCCCTGGCGCGCGTGTTCCTCGAACCCGGACGCGTCGCCGCCGTGGAGGACCCCACCTACCCCGGCGCGCGCGCCGCGCTGGCCGCGACCGGCGCGCAGGTGCAGCCGGTCGCGGTGGACGGCCAGGGCGTGCAGCCCACGCACCTGCCCGCGCAGGCCACACTCCTGTACGTCACGCCCGGCTGCCAGTACCCCACGGGCACCGCCCTGCCCGCCACGCGCAGGCAGGCGCTGGTCACCTGGGCGCGCCACAGCGGCGCGTTCATTCTGGAAGACGACTACGCCGCCGACCTGTACCACGCCGCCCGGCCGCCCGCCGTCATGCAGGGCGTCGCACCCGACCGCGTGATCCTGCTCGGTTCGTTCAGCAAGAGCCTCGCGCCCGTCACCCGCAGCGGCTTCCTGGCCGCCCCACCCGACGTCGTGCGCGTCCTGGCCGCCACCCGCCCCCTCACCGACCGCGTCCCGGGCCGCCTGGACGCCCTGGCCCTCGCGGACGTGCTCGGCAGCGGCGCGTACAGCCGTCACCTGCGCCGCGCCCGCGCCGCCCTCACGCACCGCCGCGACGTGCTCGTGCAGGCGCTCGCCGAGCACCTGCCCGGCTGGACACCACACGCCTCCCCCGGTGGACTGCACCTGTACCTCCCACTGCCCACCGGCTGGACGGAAGCGCGGGCGCTGGAGCGGGCCGTCACGCAGGGTGTGGCGCTCAGCCCCGTCGCTCCGCTGGCGCAGGAGCGTCGGCCTCCAGCGGTCCTGCTGGGTTTCGCGCACCTGCCGCCTGACCATTTGCGGATCGGCGCGGCGCGGCTGGCACAGGCCTGGGCCGCGCCCGCCTGA
- a CDS encoding DUF402 domain-containing protein produces MPTQGYAALLVILTGETPLFAYADVCAATGIGEDGMPWLDDLYLDVRATLNVDWTPGVPEIIDADELDAALHSGQITLEQHALAWVTARDVAGQCARNTHPLLEAVRSFVSPAS; encoded by the coding sequence GTGCCCACACAGGGGTACGCGGCGCTGCTGGTCATCCTGACCGGCGAAACGCCCTTGTTCGCCTACGCGGACGTGTGCGCCGCCACCGGCATAGGAGAGGACGGCATGCCGTGGCTGGATGACCTGTACCTCGATGTGCGCGCCACCCTGAACGTGGACTGGACGCCCGGCGTGCCGGAAATCATCGACGCGGACGAACTTGACGCGGCCCTGCACAGTGGCCAGATCACGCTGGAGCAACACGCACTGGCGTGGGTGACCGCGCGGGACGTGGCCGGGCAGTGTGCTCGAAATACACACCCTCTGCTGGAGGCCGTCCGGTCGTTTGTGTCGCCAGCCTCGTGA
- a CDS encoding peroxiredoxin, producing the protein MSDSVQVPVVGEEFPAFTLMDAAGQAHSLSDFAGRYVVLYVYPKDDTPGCTREACDFRDNALLREHGAAILGVSADDADSHARFAEKFSLPFPLLSDPGAAFLRSIGSYGTKNMYGKVTEGIKRQTFLIGPDGRLVKSWLAVKVDGHADHVAAAIEKDRAAQGGK; encoded by the coding sequence ATGAGTGATTCGGTGCAGGTTCCGGTGGTGGGGGAGGAGTTCCCGGCGTTCACGCTGATGGACGCGGCGGGGCAGGCGCATTCGCTCTCGGATTTCGCGGGGCGGTACGTGGTGCTGTACGTGTACCCGAAGGACGACACGCCGGGCTGCACGCGCGAGGCGTGTGATTTCCGGGATAACGCGCTGCTGCGGGAGCATGGCGCGGCGATTCTGGGCGTGAGTGCGGATGACGCGGACAGTCACGCGCGCTTCGCGGAGAAGTTCAGCCTGCCGTTCCCGCTGCTGAGCGATCCGGGCGCGGCGTTCCTGCGGTCCATCGGGTCGTACGGGACGAAGAACATGTACGGGAAGGTCACGGAGGGGATCAAGCGGCAGACGTTCCTGATCGGCCCGGACGGTCGGCTGGTGAAGTCGTGGCTGGCGGTGAAGGTGGACGGGCACGCGGATCACGTGGCGGCCGCCATCGAGAAGGACCGCGCAGCGCAGGGCGGGAAGTGA
- the rpiA gene encoding ribose 5-phosphate isomerase A — protein sequence MDLEALKREAALRAVALVKSGDRVGLGTGSTAKYAIEEIGRKLAAGELTGVVGVATSEASDTLARQVGIPVEPLDPRPLDIALDGADEIAPNLDLIKGLGGALLREKLTEVQARRFIVIADQTKLVEHIGEKSALPIEIARFGFLSTIERLRAVLPSGRLRQPGAQPYVTDNGNYIFDAQIPAGTDIAALERQLKGTLGVVDTGLFLGMAERAFVAAPDGVTELTPR from the coding sequence ATGGATCTGGAGGCCTTGAAGCGCGAGGCGGCCCTGCGGGCCGTGGCCCTCGTGAAGAGTGGGGACCGGGTGGGCCTGGGGACGGGCAGCACCGCGAAGTACGCCATCGAGGAGATCGGCCGGAAACTCGCGGCGGGTGAGCTGACGGGCGTGGTGGGCGTGGCGACCAGCGAGGCGAGTGACACGCTGGCGCGGCAGGTGGGCATTCCCGTGGAGCCGCTCGATCCGCGTCCGCTGGACATCGCCCTTGATGGTGCGGACGAGATCGCGCCGAACCTCGACCTGATCAAGGGGCTGGGTGGGGCGCTGCTGCGCGAGAAGCTGACCGAGGTGCAGGCGCGGCGGTTCATCGTGATTGCCGACCAGACGAAACTGGTGGAGCACATCGGGGAGAAGTCCGCGCTGCCCATCGAGATCGCCCGCTTCGGGTTCCTGAGCACCATCGAGCGCCTGCGCGCCGTCCTCCCGTCGGGTCGGCTGCGGCAGCCGGGCGCGCAACCGTACGTGACGGACAATGGGAACTACATCTTCGACGCGCAGATTCCCGCCGGGACGGACATCGCGGCGCTGGAACGCCAGCTGAAGGGCACGCTGGGCGTCGTGGATACCGGCCTGTTCCTGGGCATGGCCGAGCGGGCGTTCGTGGCCGCCCCGGATGGCGTGACCGAACTGACGCCCCGCTGA
- a CDS encoding ABC transporter ATP-binding protein — protein MTGDRGGAGDAAVRVRDLRKGYVVHEKEPGFLGSLRSFVSRKSRVVEAVRGVSFDLAPGEVVGFLGPNGAGKTTTLKMLSGLLHPSGGEVRVAGFEPGRRENAFLRQITLVMGQKQQLIWDLPALDSFLVNQAIYEIPDAQFRATMAEFTEVLGLEGILKKQVRKLSLGERMKCELAAALLHRPKVLFLDEPTIGLDVNMQESVRAFVQDYNARYGATVMLTSHYMADVTALARRILVIDRGEVVFDGDLARLAEQGGGGKTVRLQLRRPATAEDLGRFGSEVRVDGLSAELTVPRALVSERAAALLAELDVADLTVEDPSIESVMASLFGARAGQPERTPEPV, from the coding sequence ATGACGGGCGATCGGGGTGGGGCGGGGGACGCGGCGGTGCGGGTGCGTGACCTGCGCAAGGGGTACGTGGTGCACGAGAAGGAACCGGGGTTCCTGGGGAGCCTGCGGTCGTTCGTGAGCCGAAAGTCGCGGGTGGTGGAGGCGGTGCGGGGCGTGTCGTTCGATCTCGCGCCGGGCGAGGTGGTGGGGTTCCTGGGGCCGAACGGGGCGGGGAAGACCACGACCCTGAAGATGCTGTCGGGCCTGCTGCACCCGTCAGGTGGGGAGGTGCGCGTGGCGGGCTTCGAGCCGGGGCGGCGCGAGAACGCCTTCCTGCGGCAGATCACGCTGGTGATGGGGCAGAAGCAGCAGCTGATCTGGGACCTGCCGGCGCTGGATTCCTTTCTGGTGAATCAGGCGATCTACGAGATTCCGGACGCGCAGTTCCGGGCGACGATGGCCGAGTTCACGGAGGTCCTGGGCCTGGAGGGCATCCTGAAGAAGCAGGTGCGCAAGCTGTCGCTGGGCGAACGCATGAAGTGCGAGCTGGCGGCGGCGCTGCTGCACCGCCCGAAGGTGCTGTTCCTGGATGAGCCGACCATCGGGCTGGACGTGAACATGCAGGAATCGGTGCGGGCGTTCGTGCAGGACTACAACGCGCGGTATGGGGCGACGGTGATGCTCACGAGCCATTACATGGCGGACGTGACGGCCCTGGCGCGGCGCATCCTGGTGATCGACCGGGGCGAGGTGGTGTTCGACGGGGACCTAGCGCGACTGGCCGAGCAGGGTGGCGGCGGGAAGACCGTGCGCCTGCAACTGCGCCGCCCCGCGACGGCGGAGGACCTGGGCCGCTTCGGATCGGAGGTGCGTGTGGACGGCCTGAGCGCCGAGCTGACCGTGCCGCGCGCGCTGGTCAGTGAGCGGGCGGCGGCGCTGCTGGCCGAGCTGGACGTGGCGGACCTGACGGTGGAGGACCCGAGTATCGAGAGCGTGATGGCATCCCTGTTCGGCGCGCGGGCCGGGCAGCCGGAACGTACCCCGGAGCCGGTATGA
- a CDS encoding ABC transporter permease: protein MRPLMFKARVLFSTRFAEMAEYRAEVVIWMLSGTLSLVMMLVWMAQAAAAPGGQIRGYSAPEFATYFLSTWLVSQLLVVWVSHELDFQIRQGTLSPQLLRPVDPMWLHVASHVAERLVRIVPLLIMVGVFTWLSGASFTREWWAYPAALGMAALGFSVRFLYEYAIGLLAFWTESSASFQEVVWLVYAALGGMFAPLAFYPEWVQRVAVWTPFPYMLGLPAQLLAGKATLAQAGSGALVLLVWLAVFWVVRLIVWRVGLRKYGAVGA, encoded by the coding sequence ATGAGGCCCCTGATGTTCAAGGCGCGCGTCCTGTTCTCCACGCGCTTCGCGGAGATGGCGGAGTACCGCGCCGAAGTCGTCATCTGGATGCTGTCGGGCACGCTGTCGCTGGTCATGATGCTCGTCTGGATGGCGCAGGCGGCCGCTGCGCCCGGCGGGCAGATCCGCGGCTACAGCGCGCCGGAGTTCGCCACGTACTTCCTGTCCACGTGGCTGGTGTCGCAGCTGCTGGTCGTGTGGGTGTCGCACGAACTGGACTTCCAGATCCGGCAGGGGACGCTGTCGCCGCAGCTGCTGCGCCCGGTGGACCCCATGTGGCTGCATGTCGCGTCGCACGTCGCCGAGCGGCTGGTGCGGATCGTGCCGCTGCTGATCATGGTGGGCGTGTTCACGTGGCTGTCCGGCGCGTCGTTCACGCGCGAGTGGTGGGCGTACCCGGCGGCGCTGGGAATGGCCGCGCTGGGCTTCAGCGTGCGGTTCCTGTACGAGTATGCCATTGGCCTGCTGGCCTTCTGGACCGAGAGCAGCGCGTCCTTCCAGGAGGTCGTGTGGCTGGTGTACGCCGCGCTGGGCGGCATGTTCGCGCCGCTGGCCTTCTACCCCGAGTGGGTGCAGCGCGTGGCGGTCTGGACGCCGTTCCCGTACATGTTGGGCCTCCCCGCGCAGCTCCTGGCGGGCAAGGCCACGCTGGCGCAGGCGGGGAGCGGCGCGCTGGTGCTGCTCGTGTGGCTCGCGGTGTTCTGGGTGGTGCGCCTGATCGTCTGGCGTGTCGGCCTGCGCAAATACGGCGCGGTGGGCGCGTGA
- a CDS encoding ABC transporter permease, whose translation MRRYLRLVRIFVGATLSAQLEYRANFLGAVLASLGEVGVALLGISILFGQPGVTQVGGWSFREALLVTGFFMLTEGVISVFIQPNMSKIAEAVRTGNMDFTLLKPIDAQFNVSTRNLNVLRFPDLLIGLGLIGYAASGLEVTPGGALAAAVLYGSAVVIVYCIYLGLSTTAFWFVKTQNVTELFSGVFGAARFPVAAFPVPVRFVLTFVLPVAFITTVPAQALTGALGGGLALASPLIAAALFLGTRWFWRYAVASYTSASS comes from the coding sequence ATGAGGCGGTACCTGCGGCTCGTGCGTATCTTCGTGGGGGCGACCCTGTCGGCGCAGCTGGAGTACCGCGCGAATTTCCTGGGCGCGGTGCTGGCCAGTCTGGGCGAGGTGGGGGTGGCGCTGCTGGGCATCAGCATCCTGTTCGGGCAGCCGGGCGTGACGCAGGTGGGCGGCTGGTCGTTCCGGGAGGCGCTGCTCGTGACGGGCTTCTTCATGCTGACCGAGGGCGTGATCAGCGTGTTCATCCAGCCGAACATGTCGAAGATCGCCGAGGCGGTGCGGACGGGGAACATGGATTTCACGCTGCTCAAGCCGATTGACGCGCAGTTCAACGTGAGTACCCGGAACCTGAACGTGCTGCGCTTCCCGGACCTGCTGATCGGGCTGGGTCTGATCGGGTACGCGGCGTCCGGGCTGGAGGTCACGCCGGGCGGGGCGCTGGCGGCGGCGGTGCTGTACGGGTCGGCGGTGGTGATCGTGTACTGCATCTACCTGGGCCTGAGCACGACGGCCTTCTGGTTCGTGAAGACGCAGAACGTCACCGAACTGTTCAGCGGGGTGTTCGGCGCGGCGCGCTTCCCGGTGGCGGCGTTCCCGGTGCCGGTGCGGTTCGTGCTGACGTTCGTGCTGCCCGTGGCGTTCATCACGACCGTGCCCGCGCAGGCGCTGACAGGAGCGCTGGGCGGGGGCTTGGCGCTGGCGTCCCCGCTGATCGCGGCGGCGCTGTTCCTGGGCACCCGCTGGTTCTGGCGGTACGCGGTGGCGAGCTACACGAGCGCGAGCAGCTGA
- a CDS encoding NADH:flavin oxidoreductase/NADH oxidase, which produces MTDGPLLFQPLKLRDVTLPNRVVVSPMCMYSAQGGLANDFHLVHLGQYALAGTGLIFTEATAVSPEGRISPEDLGLWEDRQITPLGRVTDFVHAQGGVIGVQLAHAGRKASTYAPWRGRGAVPPERGGWDVIGPDANAYNDVFPQPRAMTAEDIARLVGDFRQAARRAEIAGFDVVEIHAAHGYLLHQFLSPLANTRTDAYGGSFENRTRLLLEVTRAAREVWPHHKPLFVRLSATDWAPGGWDESQTVVLAGLLAREGVDALDLSSGGLTPEQQITPAPAYQTPFAAQVKAAEPDLTVMTVGMIDTPERAEGILRNGNADLIALARPLLGDPHWVQAAARDLGAEHPLPAQYQRATRPT; this is translated from the coding sequence ATGACTGACGGTCCCCTCCTGTTCCAGCCGCTGAAACTCCGCGACGTGACGCTGCCCAACCGCGTGGTCGTGTCGCCCATGTGCATGTACTCCGCGCAGGGCGGTCTGGCGAACGACTTCCATCTCGTGCACCTGGGGCAGTACGCGCTGGCCGGGACGGGCCTGATCTTCACCGAGGCCACCGCCGTCAGCCCGGAGGGCCGCATCAGCCCCGAGGACCTGGGCCTGTGGGAGGACCGGCAGATCACGCCGCTGGGCCGCGTGACCGACTTCGTGCACGCGCAGGGCGGCGTGATCGGGGTGCAGCTGGCGCACGCGGGCCGCAAGGCCAGCACCTACGCGCCCTGGCGCGGGCGCGGCGCGGTGCCGCCCGAACGCGGCGGCTGGGACGTGATCGGTCCGGACGCCAATGCCTACAACGACGTCTTCCCGCAGCCGCGCGCCATGACGGCCGAGGACATCGCCCGGCTGGTCGGGGATTTCCGGCAGGCCGCCCGCCGCGCCGAGATCGCGGGCTTCGACGTGGTCGAGATCCACGCCGCGCACGGGTACCTGCTGCACCAGTTCCTCTCGCCGCTGGCGAACACCCGCACCGACGCGTACGGGGGCAGTTTCGAGAACCGCACCCGCCTCCTGCTGGAGGTCACGCGCGCCGCGCGCGAGGTGTGGCCGCACCACAAGCCGCTGTTCGTGCGCCTGAGTGCCACCGACTGGGCGCCCGGCGGCTGGGACGAATCGCAGACCGTCGTGCTGGCCGGCCTGCTCGCGCGCGAGGGTGTGGACGCGCTGGACCTCAGCAGCGGCGGCCTGACCCCCGAGCAGCAGATCACCCCCGCTCCCGCCTACCAGACGCCCTTCGCGGCGCAGGTGAAGGCCGCCGAGCCCGACCTCACGGTGATGACCGTCGGGATGATCGACACGCCTGAACGCGCCGAGGGCATCCTGCGCAACGGGAACGCCGACCTGATCGCCCTGGCCCGCCCGCTGCTGGGCGACCCGCACTGGGTGCAGGCCGCCGCCCGCGACCTGGGCGCCGAGCACCCGCTGCCCGCCCAGTACCAGCGCGCCACCCGTCCCACCTGA